The region CAACTAccaagcagagaagcagaagaagatGGACAAAGGCTGTAGATTTATTTCTCCATAAGCCTTTTAATGATACATGGCTTATCACTCCATTTAAGTGATTAGAATATACATTTTGATATTAGCCTTCTCAATTTAAGTCTAGCCCTAGGTCCTAAAACAGAATGACTTAAAGATTTACAAAAATTAGTGAAGGGACATGACACATGTatttaatggaaagaaagaataaatgtttctttattaaagaaaattacaaaatgtcagctctccatcatcttgcTTATAGCTCCTTTGGTATAATTTCCCAAAGatctttttaatattcctaTGAGCATACTTTAATTCCTAATTCTGATCAAGCCACACAAGATATAACATGACCAAATGGAATGTGATAAAGATCCCTGCAGTCGCTCTTGCATGCCATGGAGTGATTAACACTGACCCTGTTGCTCACTGGGAATGCACTATTAGGATATGCAAAGTAACTTGCATGGCAATGGAGAAAGGCTGTATTCCTATTAGCATTCATGGGAGCTATGCAGCTACAGTCTTGTTCATCAAGTTTGGAATATACCCTTTTGTTATTGATGGGAAAATGTCACTAGTTACAAATGGTTACACACAGGGGTGTAGCAGGGTCAAAGCAAACTCCAATACTTTTCCCCTGCCCACCCTCCCAAGGGAGTGCTGCttcagcaggtttttttttttttttttttttttgacctgaTGGTACACCTCTTTAGACAAAAGCAATGGTGAAATTCCCCACCCTGATCTCTTCTGTAGCCCCACTACccaaagattaaagaaaaatgtaaagccTCCCAAAGGATATGCTGTTAGTGGTGTATGCCAGGTCAGACTCTGATGTAGGCATCACTAAGGATGAAGTCTGCCTTCAAACTCTTCTAAAGGTCCacccacaactctgatcagtCTCATAAAACAGTCTTTCAACAGTATGAATAGGGTCTGAGTCATCAGTTTCCCAGCTACAGACAACTACAGTGGCTTCATTTCTACTACTGaaagcttcctttaaaaaacaaaactggttGGTACTTCAGATAGACATCTGGCAGATGTCTATGACACTTTTAATAGATAGAATTCCCATTCACTaagttacaatttttttaatcaacttgAGATCAAGATTAAATTTAGAGTTTATAGGAAATTCATTCAATCTTGTCACCTTCAATAAGGCATATTACTCTTGCTGGAAACAGAGTTGGAGGACAATTCAATTTCCTTACAATTTGCCATCCCCTGAATTGCATAAAACCATACTGGGACTACTGCAAGCATGTGCACGGGTAATCTGACAATTCAAACCTGTCTTTGTTGTATAGAAGTTGTTTACAGTTTTTGCCTTCAATGCAATTAACACAAGCTGTGCATCTGACCcatgacagaaacagaaagcttATTTCTGAGCAGGCATCAACTGGGAAGATGCTATAAAATACTCTGAAGATGGGAAAAAGCCCTGGTTAGGCCCCTAAACTATTTACAGACACTCTCCCTGCAGGTATGAAGCTGTTTTGAGGCAATTCTAATCCCACTGCACAGCTAGAGCTATACTATAAGAAATGCTATAAGGAAGCACATAAATCATCTTCTACTTGCTGAACTGcaaaaaatgcagtttcctgTTTACACTTTTAGCAGTATAGTTTGTTCTATGTATCTTTAGAAAAGACAGGAATCAGTCCTGCCCTAGTCAGCTCTTATTCTATGTTTACCACATAGTTCTGTATCTgagagtatttatttatttttgtaaacttACAACAAAGAACATCTATACTCCTGACAGGGCATCCTGACTGATCAGTATTACTTTTCTCTCACTGATGCTGTTTCCCTAGAGAATATCCAGACAACCTAGAAATACTTAATAAGGACTTTTGCCTCATCCATTCATCATCtgcaataaagaaatattttaaagacagatatattgagaattatttttacttttaactaCAGCATCACACATTGCACACCTTGATGACTTATTCTACAATGTCCAGGAAATAACTTCAGTAGTCCTCAGCTTCTGAGTCATGTGACACACACATATGTGATACTCCATAGATGTATACAGTCACTAGCTCTTGTGGTATCAGACTCAAGACatccattttcaaaattaatgtcACAAAAGAACTCTGCCTTTCTTAAATTCCAAGCAGAAGGGCAATTCCAGCCCATGCTAGAATTGCAAGGGCAATTACTAGCCCTTTCAGTTGCACAAGAAAGTCTGATAACATCATATAACAAagctcaaaaacaaaaagcagaaaattcattcaaaatcactttttaaattagatgTAATCTGTTTATCACTAGACTCGCAACCATATTTCTCTTCAGCAATTATGCAATCAATTGCTCCAACACACTCAGactaacctcacagctgctAGCCTTTGTAAGCAATACTATATTTGGACCAGTGGTAAACAAAACCCAATTCATCATTACTTGCCCAAAGAAGTTTCCACCAGATTAAGCTTCCTAGTTATTTTTCTGCCCCCTTGTGATAGGTTTATTACCTGAGCAACTGCCACAGCTGCTGACAGCTCTTAGCTTTAAGACTGAAAGTGAATACATTGGTTTAGGAAAGAAGGGCAAAATACCTAGAGGTTGCAAGGTATAatttgcagtttctttcttattgtggaaaaaaaaaatcatcacagGTCAAACCTCCCACCTTTATCTCTGCACTACAATTCTCCAGGAGAAATGTTGAAGAGTCAGAGAAAAGGCATAGGGAAACTGCCAAACGAGTAGCAGTGCAATAGGAATCAAGCAGGACTAGAAGGCACATAAATTTTTGAGGTGCCAGAACTTACAGGTGGAAATGGCTCTTAGAAGAATTGTTTTATTCACCCAAATACATGGCATCTCCATATCAAAACAGCCTTAATTTCTCCAAAAACAGAATCGGTCGGAAGAACGTGTTTTAGAAGACTAACTCGCATGTGTAactccacagtcctcactgCCCCTCTCCCAGGCTACCTTCCCCCTAACAGAGATTCTGCCCTTCAGCCTTCCTCTTCCCAGAcgtgctgctgtcagcaaagcCAGAAGCCACGAAGCCTCTTTGTCCTGTTGACTACCACCAGGTTGGACAGGGCTAGTGGATGAGAATGGACTACAGACCTCCGCACAGGCTCTCCAACTGAGGACAGTCAGGAACACAGTTaccagggggaaaaaaaaagaaaaaaaacactttagcTTTAATCTTTATTATCTTTTCATTACCTGTGGTTTAAACTTGTTCTCCAGACCAGCCTGGCAGATGCCACCTGTGCAATGTCCATCCAAAGGGAACTGGAAGCAGTTGCTAGCCCGTAGCTACCAGAGCACCCTACTGAGGCAGGCTCTTGAGAAGACCTGCACTTGAACGAGAGTCTGCAAGAACAGAAGGCGCTTCTTTTCATCACTTTCCTAAGCCCCTTTACAGTCAGAAAGGGTATAAGGGCAAGGGGAGCACTTCACTGTTGAGTAGCAAATGCACTGAACACAGCATCTTAGCCTCTAGCACCCATCAGCTCAAGTAAGAGCACCCACAGGTGAGCTGTAAAAGCTAAGGCTAGGTCATAGCACACCAGCACACCTACACATGCCTTCAGGACTGGACATACAGTACAGCAGGACAACACTCACAGGGCCACATTAACTGCATGAGCAGCCACCAGAAAACCTGCTTGCCACCCCTGCAGGTGCTGGGGCTTGGCCTAGCAGCCCCTCACACCacagcagcggcggcggcggcggcagcagcagcagctatgACAAACTGGGCCCTAACAAAGCCCCTCAGCGAGAGGGGACCGAGCCGCCCGCACACCGACGGTGCCTCAGGAGCGGTGGCGCCGCGCCTAACGGCCGACGCCGCCTCCCGCGCGCGCCCAACGGCCACCcggctggcggcggccgccgcgccctTTGAAGCgcccgcgcgcggcgggcggcggcgcgcgagCCCTTTAAgagcgggcgctgcgcgggcgcgcgggcggctgttggggcggggcgaggcgagcggggccggctggagcgcgccgcggcgcgctgcggacgtggcggcggcggcggggcgccaggccgggccgggccggcggcgccaTTGCCATGCGGagctgccggcgcggcggcggcaggtaGGGCACGCCCGCCTCGGCCCTTCCGCTCGTCCTCGCTTCCTCGGGGCGGCTCtgggccgccggcgccggctgTTGCGGCCCTtccgggggagggagggaggaaggggccGGTGGTGGGGCCGGCGCTCGCCGCCCTGGGGCGGGCAGCGGCTCGGCGcagggcgggcggccgggccggggccgaggccgcggccggcggggcggccggtgGTGCGAGCCCGCGGCGAGCGCGCCACGTCTGCGGCCCGTGGCGCAGCGCCCCCGCGGGAGGATGTCCGGCCGGAGCCCCGGGCGCGGCCTgccgctgccggccgcggcgctgcccgccggcggccgcccgcacCCCTTCGGCAGCGGCGCCGAGGGCGAGGGCGCTGAGGAGGAGGCGGAGGTGTACGAGCTGCGGCCCCGAGGCAGGGAGAAGGTCCGGAGGAGCACGTCCAGAGACCGGCTGGATGACATTGTCTTACTGACGAAGGATATACAAGAAGGGGACACTCTGAATGCGATTGCGCTTCAGTATTGTTGCTCAGTAAGTCCTGAGTAAttactcttttccttctctttcagagtGAATAGTTGGCCGGTGTTACTGTCTGCCTTGCTGTTTTGGGATTGGGCACACCTGAATGCTAGTTTAGGCTGCAGGTGCAAACTTGGCTCCTCTCTTGATCAGCTGGATTTGCTTAGCTTTCAGCTTGTGCATTTAGACTGCTGACTGAAATGTTGTGTTCTTCGGAACTCATAAAACTGATTCTTGACATGTAAGaactcttaaaataattaatagaaCAAAATGCAGTGTATCCAAAGGTTCCAGGCTTAGTATGAAGTTTTTGAGGTAAAATTAAGGTAAATGTAAGtaacagatatttttgtatgtgATATTGCATCACTTAATACATATTATGCTGTGATACAGTAAAAGTTCTCATAGTGTGTAGTCACAAATGGACACCTTTTAGTAGTGCAGTGTTGACTAAGACAGTTTGAAATGAAGAAGGTATTGCTGAACTACCTGAGAAGCTGTGGAAATCTGTTCAGGAGATCAATTCACtgtagatttcttttaaattctgctaGATTACTCAAATActtatttgtgtgtgcatgctaTACTGCTGGGAGCTATTTGACTAAAGTGTTCCCTTCTGGTGTAGTTCAGATGTTCATACTTCTTCATTCTAGTTAAGAGTTCATAAGTTAGTCTTGTGAATCTACTTCCTTCCTAATTTTTTGTCTGGTTCACACTACTTAAGGCAGAGGCTTCTGTCTTGGTTGATGTTAGCATTTGTACAAATCCTACTAAGTAGAGGAAATCAACTATGCATGAAGTGGATTGTCTGCTAATAATCTAGCTTTCAAGAGGTCAAATTTGATCAAATTCAAAATCCATGTTTTCTAAAGTCTTACTATGATCTAATTCTCAGGTAGGAACAATCCTTTGGTTGTGAACTTTGGAACCAAAGTCTTGACAGTGTTAATCATGACATGCTTGAGCCTAATTAAGCAATTCTTTGCCTGAGCACCCACTTCAATTGGGTTTTTTGAGCAAACGTACTGTATCAGATCTCaaaactgctttgctttttctgggaGATTTATGGGGGATGTGAAAAAGGTCCAGGTGTCTGAGCAGAAAGCATAACTTATGTAATAATAGAATTACTGGGTTAGTGATAGATCATTGGGTTaaatgctgctgtttgtcatcTTTTATGCTAATCTGACTTTTCTAGTTTAAGACACCTGAATGTGCTGTCATGAGGACTGAAACACTTCTATGTTACAAGATTAGTGCAGTGTATGCTAGCTGCCTGTTTGTGTTTTCTCCTTAAGTAGATGCCCTCTAAGTAGAGGAACGATTTGAACTCTGATATCTTGTTTTTTGGATATTATAACCTGAAGGCTGTTGCTTAAAAACAGATATAATACCTTTCTTTACCAGATGTTGcaagaaaatgctgattttctttgGATACTTATAGTGAGGTTTGTGGCTGTGCATCCCATCGGGAGGGGGTTAGAGTCTTGTAATGAGGTAGCTGGTTTTCTAAGGGCAATTAAATCCTTGCAGAATATTTCATGTGAGGCTTTTGAATCTGAACCTTTTAAGAGCAAAATGAGATTCATATTGAGCAAGAATGGAAGTGAAGGGGACAGCTGACTTGAGAAGATgacttaaaagattttaaatcatGCCTGAGTTCTACCTTGCTGCCCCAAAATCTACctgaaaagctggaaaaatccAAACCAGAAGTGTGGCTGGATGAATTagttcttaatttttattattccttaCTTGCAAGTTTTACATTTACATCAGAAACTTATGGTAATCTATTCCATTTGCAAACACTGGAGTAAAACTGATTTCAGGTGGAGTTGCTACTAACAGATGAATATACAttaagtataaatatataaatattcataCCTTAAATGATTGTCAGAATATTCATCTGAAATGAGAGGATTTGTTGCCTTGTGATTATGTTCTTGCGTTAACATTGTTCAAAGTGGATCTTTGACCTCTTCTTGCTTCATACTGTTTGAAtagtatcatttaaaaaaaaaaataggcccTCTGTTAGGGAAGAATTCTATTTCTCAAGGATTTAGAGCttgtaacattttcattttagttacATATGACTTtcatatttaaactttttttgttgtttttaggTTGCAGATATCAAGAGGGTTAACAATCTTATCAATGATCAAGACTTTTTTGCCCTGAGATCTATCAAAATTCCAGTAAAAAAGTTCAGTGTACTGACTGAAACACATGTCTCTCCAAAAGGAAGAACACTTCTACGGCCTGCTCACTGTTCCCCGGAAGTGCAGGAAACATCACCTTCTGATAAATTCTCTGCTAATGAGACTGCTGGGAACTTCTTAAAAGAAGTAGATCGTGATATAGAACAAATAGTGAAGTGTAATGATACAAAGAGAGAGAACCTTAATGAAGTTGTTTCTGCCTTAGCAGCCCAACAGATCTGTTTTGAAACAGATGGTAAAactaaaaaatgcaaagatcCTTATTATGGAGCAGATTGGGGTATAGGATGGTGGACAGCTGTAGTGATTATGTTGGTTATTGGCATAGTAACTCCAGTTTTTTATCTTCTGTATTACGAAGTTTTAGTGAAAGCAGATGTCAGTCACCATTCTACAATGGAATCTTCCCATTCAGGTATCACAGCACCATCACATCAGAAGCaaatagaaaatggaataaattcaGCAAATATTATAAATGCTAATCAAGGATATAAATGATAATCAAGGAGAGCTTCAGCATTATGACTGAAAGCCCCAGGCAGCTGTTATTCATGGACACATAATATGGCATAAGATGAAGAGGAAACCACAGAATGCAGAGTGCATCGGAGtgcagaaaaagtattttactgaTTTATGATTTGTCTTTATGAGCAGTGTTCCATTATATGGATGCTTGTGTGGCTCATGTAATCTCTGAATATGCCTAAGGGTTAGGGGGCTTTTAATGCAAGATTGGAATACAAGTTAAGGTATAAAATGGTCTCTGAACCTTTGCACTTGTTTCTATTTTGATAAGCTTAGGTTTTCTAGTTAATGACAAAGTGAGAAAGTGTATTTTCAACTAACATAAAAAGACTCTTACTCTACCTTTTACGACCCTAAAATGGGTATTTGGGGATGTCTAACTTTTAAATGTGTTCAAGTATTTATATGGTGCATAGTGCACTTGGCATCTTAAGATCAAGTTTACAGTTATCtgttaaaactgcattttcattttatcttacTCTGTCAGAAATAGGATGAAACAATCATTCCATAATTAACTGCCACTATAAAGTCccctttctgttaaaaatgattttttttgtagaggCAGGAGCTAATACTTAAACTGGagtcttttcagttttgtgccTGTCATCAGCccattttttaatacttttttcataCAGGTGATAGGCTAATTTGATAACTGTATATGATACTGTGCCTCAACTCAGTCCAGTTGAGACAGTCTTATGGAAAGCTCATCACCTTCTCCATGGTTCTACTGAAAACTGACTTGACTGGACTCATCTTCTGGTCAGCTGTATATAAGATGAAATAAGTGAAGATGCATGGCACCTCATTCTGACTGCTTCATTAGTCTTTTATGCTAAtagaataattttcttcatctcCAGCTAATCTTGGTTCAGGAGCAACTGATTTTTCAGACAGCGGTCATCTGGGGTTCTGAGTATGTTAATTGTCATGCATCCCTGAGCACCAATTTTTCCTGAAGCCTACCCCAAAACTCCAAATGAGATTTAACAGCTGATAGCCAGAAACCTAAACTGCAGCAGAATGCAGCAGTTGTAGCTTCAAACTGTTCTTTAGTTAGTATTGTCTGTCAACCACTCTTTTGTTTCCTGGAAATGccactgtattaaaaaaaaaaaaaaaaaaaaaaaaaaagttttttcctaTATAAAGAAGTAGCAACTGAGATGCCTATAATCTTCTATTTCCCTTGTGgaataaaatttccattttcctgttcAAAGCCCAAGTTAACTGACTTAAGACTAAATTCATAAGTGGTATTATTCCTTTTTAACTCTACTATAAACTCTCCTTCAAGTGTCTTGACCAAGTATACAATATAAATACCTGATAAAGTGAATTTCTTAAATGCTGGAGGTATTTCAAAGTGCTTTATCAActtaaattttgaaagtaaagaCTCTTGCTCCTCCTGTTGTTTTCTGCCCTCTCCCAGAGGACTGGGGGCAAATATTCTTCATTGGCATGCTGAGTAAGTATATGAACAGGAGTCTGGTActtttgatgtattttattgAAGCTGAAGTAGATCAGCTTGAAGAGAAGATATGTACAGTTGGacctgtgaaatatttttgttgctgttgaacCTTTTGATCAAAGTGGTATTCCTAGAGATAGCATAACTGCTCATAGTTTTTACACTAGAAGAGAGATTCTGGATGGGCATGAACTTTGTTTCATgacacatttttcagaaaaaaaaaaaaaactctttccatGAAAAGAATATTCTAATAATACAAATGTGAATGATGAAGTACCAGTTCTTCTCAAGGCTGTATgaggaaaacattgcaaaattTATGGTGACTATTGTGATATAGCTTCTatgtttaaaactttaaaagaagtGAACTTTAGAAACTTGTGACTTGCTGTAGGCCAAACAGACCTTTGGCACATTAAGACAAATGTTTTCTATGTAAGGTTGGAACTGTGGACATAATGTGTAACTTTTTGTGCTGCAAACTTTTTTGCTGGTTTTTGTCCTTTATTCTTCCAGACTGTTTCTGAAATCTCATAAAGCTTTTAATACTTTATTCTCTCCTTCCCTATACAACATCAACATGAAATTAGGCTTATGCTGCATATTCAATCTAGTTAATTTACTACACATACCTGTGTGGGCAAGTATTGCATTGCCACCAATTTGGAAATGAATTTAACTTCAGCTGTGGTTTGATTCCACCAGCCTTATTCTGTTTATCTGCAAGCAAAGAGATCCTTTGTTAACGGCTGCTTTTTGTCCTGTGGTGTGACAACTGAGCAGTTCTTTAGTGTGTCTTAGGCTTTGGGTTTTTCTGTGTACTAAGAGAAGGCCTGTGACTTATT is a window of Rhea pennata isolate bPtePen1 chromosome Z, bPtePen1.pri, whole genome shotgun sequence DNA encoding:
- the LYSMD3 gene encoding lysM and putative peptidoglycan-binding domain-containing protein 3 — its product is MSGRSPGRGLPLPAAALPAGGRPHPFGSGAEGEGAEEEAEVYELRPRGREKVRRSTSRDRLDDIVLLTKDIQEGDTLNAIALQYCCSVADIKRVNNLINDQDFFALRSIKIPVKKFSVLTETHVSPKGRTLLRPAHCSPEVQETSPSDKFSANETAGNFLKEVDRDIEQIVKCNDTKRENLNEVVSALAAQQICFETDGKTKKCKDPYYGADWGIGWWTAVVIMLVIGIVTPVFYLLYYEVLVKADVSHHSTMESSHSGITAPSHQKQIENGINSANIINANQGYK